The Candidatus Margulisiibacteriota bacterium genomic sequence GTTTCTTTTGCTTACAATCCAGATGGTATGCCTATGCAATTCCCAACAAACAAGAAACAAGTAGCCTTAACTCTTGATGATGGACCACATTATTTATACACAGAAAAAATTTTAGATATTTTAAAGCAAAATAAAGTAAAAGCTTCTTTTTTTTTAATAGGAGCAAGAATGATAGAGTATCCTAGCATTGTTAGAAGAATAAATAGTGATGGTCACACTTTGGGTAATCACACATATAGCCATATACGTTTAGATAAATATATTGATCAGCGTGTTGATGAGGAGATAGCCGAAACTAGTCGTGTTTACGAAAATATAGTAGGATTTGTGCCAAAGTATTTTCGTCCGCCTGGAGGTAGAATCAATAAATCAGTTCTAGCAACAGTCGAGCATTATGGTCTTTTGTCAGTGGGGTGGTCTATTAATGCAAACGATTTCCTTTACAAGGATCAACAGGTTGATGAGGAGTTTTTAGAGAAGAAAGTCTCAGCGATAATGGCTCTTCTGGAAAGAGATTTAAAACCAGGAGCAATTATTTTAATGCATAATGGAAA encodes the following:
- a CDS encoding polysaccharide deacetylase family protein, which gives rise to MNHLFACGVKVALIVSVIFLVSFAYNPDGMPMQFPTNKKQVALTLDDGPHYLYTEKILDILKQNKVKASFFLIGARMIEYPSIVRRINSDGHTLGNHTYSHIRLDKYIDQRVDEEIAETSRVYENIVGFVPKYFRPPGGRINKSVLATVEHYGLLSVGWSINANDFLYKDQQVDEEFLEKKVSAIMALLERDLKPGAIILMHNGNEVSIKALPRVIEYVQAQGYQFVTLSEIM